The Tubulanus polymorphus chromosome 3, tnTubPoly1.2, whole genome shotgun sequence nucleotide sequence ATGTAGAACACAATCTGCCATTCCTCGTGACTTTGCTGTAAGAAGATTAATCATATCTCAGGTATGAATTGCGAATGTATTAAATGAACATTACATAGATAATCCTTTGCCAGTTCTTGTGGAAATTGACCGACCATGTATGATGAAACTTACCCCGGTCGTCAATGCGCCTACAACAACAGGCGCCAATATACCAGAGGTCGTAGCCACTGTATTTGAGAATCCGAATATAATACCCGCATAGCTCGGTCCTATGTCCATAGGGATGCTGACCAACACCGATAAAGCGCAGCCTAACGACCCAACGCCAAGTATCAGCATGAACAGTACGACACTATTCATTTCACAATCCAGAAACCCGACTCCAATTACCATACCGGCCGGTATGAAACTACCTACAAATCATAATAGTCGGATTATTTTTACTTGGATATGGTCCGATCTAGTGAAGATCTGAATGGTGAATTCAAACCAAATTACTTTTTTTCATAGATGCATTTGGGGACTTGTTGCCCCTGACGATGTGAGTTTTACCAAAGTTAAATTACTTCAATAGGTTGCACGTTGTTCAGTGTGTCACCAAACGTTTCATGATGAAAACTAACCAAATGCAAACATAATTTTCCTGATATATGTTCTCGACAGTACTCTCTTGTTTTGAAGCAAGTCGGAAAAGAATCCTGTACCATTCATTAGTATCCACATCAGAAAATAAGACATTCCCGTGTATAGACCATTCTATAAACATGCAAACATAACTCATCGTGAGGGATGAAGATCACACGACAGAACTAATGCAGACGTCAAAGTCTGATATCCTTACTTTACTGATGTCCAATTTCAAGACTTCGTTAACGTATGATGGCATATTTGTTAGAAACGTGTAAAATGACCACAGGGCTGCAAAGTGTCCACAAGTTGCTCCCCAAACCGCAGGACtcaaaaataaatctttcCATGGAACCTTCGAGGACTGAAATAATAAgagttttaaaaaaaattttcttttaagttaaaattcaaattgtatTGTTAAAAGTTTTACGATAAAACGttctgaattatttatttggtgAATAATTAACCTGGGAACCGAGTTTAATCATTCCCACGAGACTCTTTTCTATGTATTTCCTTTCATCGGTGGAAACTCTAGGATGGGTCGCTGGTGTTTCATATACCAGAAACAGCCAGAGTAGACACCAGGCGAGATTCAGGGAGCCAGTTATGTAGAAAATTGCTTCCCAGCCGACGTAGGCGCAAATATAGCCACCAGTGCCCATTGTCAATACTGTTCCTATGTGGGTACCTGGagtaataaaaacatttttaccagtagtgtataaattttatttgcaaGTCGGCAGGATAACTCTTGGTGGATTTGATATAGGACCGGTTGGTAATAGAATAGAAGATAGGTACCCGCGTATGTAAACGACACTAATTTGCTCCGTTCTGCCGGTGGCACCCAATTTCCAAGAATGGTGTGCAATGATGAAAATACCATGCCCTTAAAATTCAACATACAAAATCTTCTTTGATACGTCAATGATGTAAATTTCTGGAGAGCAGAAGCGGGGAACGAAAACAATTGTCTGGTGAGCTAGATATAAATGCGTTTTGTCAACGTCAATCATAATCTTGTCACAAATGAAGTTGTTTATCCGGGAGAAGTTAGTAAGTGAAATTGCGAACTCAGAGGTTACCTGTGCTGCGCCGACTAG carries:
- the LOC141901774 gene encoding sialin-like — its product is MGASLEWIRSCRFMLAMVGFLGNCVMYGSRVNVNVAIVTMVNQTAIRQHQPIDANITTNMTTEPKTTGWCEEKNSTDVISQKDGRFIWSKEVQGLLLGSFYWGYILTQVLAGWLAKKFGGKYVTLSSMALSGFLTLMSPLTANLHYRVLVLIRVLVGAAQGMVFSSLHTILGNWVPPAERSKLVSFTYAGTHIGTVLTMGTGGYICAYVGWEAIFYITGSLNLAWCLLWLFLVYETPATHPRVSTDERKYIEKSLVGMIKLGSQSSKVPWKDLFLSPAVWGATCGHFAALWSFYTFLTNMPSYVNEVLKLDISKNGLYTGMSYFLMWILMNGTGFFSDLLQNKRVLSRTYIRKIMFAFGSFIPAGMVIGVGFLDCEMNSVVLFMLILGVGSLGCALSVLVSIPMDIGPSYAGIIFGFSNTVATTSGILAPVVVGALTTGQSHEEWQIVFYICAGIAIFGFLMYCIMGSGEVQGWAKVEHANIDIIPEPNDGTEEKEKIDQEDDLKDYPQGVYRQLDCGKQKHTYLSYTSNNAKESEEYSCCSRSTVRGSKTSSSNIC